The Paenibacillus sp. RUD330 genome has a segment encoding these proteins:
- a CDS encoding chemotaxis protein CheB, with translation MNKIPSDSQHSELPLSKAEPVRIVGIGASAGGLEGLKHFFQQASPETGLAFVVIQHLSPDHKSLMNEILSLYTRMQIQLAHDGMEVEPNTIYLVPPRKSLSLKKNQLWLSDPHPDEIHYPIDYFFHSLAADQGQQAIAVVLSGTGTDGTRGIAAVKRSGGIVFAQNEESAKFDGMPRSAIDSGHVDFVLAPEKIASKLKFPASLIPSPGYAVHAAALNDSEALLAKILERVRERTNIDFSFYKKNSLLRRIEKRMAEAGAATLADYELLLEAREEEVLALRQDLLIHVTHFFRDPEAFDIIREKVLPKLVRAKLQNKSTELRIWTAGCSTGEEAYSIGMLALEVLEQEGLQNRFSIRIFATDVDKQSIDYANHGVYPLSIGTSVSKARLDKYFVRHGDTYQVTRELRRLIVFAPHNLTKDPPFSNLDLISCRNMLIYLQPEMQQKVLSLFNFALTPGGFLFLGPSETVGRQDHLFEPANGKWNIFRHKIQRKNSASGATLLMDGARSLSTPGELRERRKQQAGADAQENRRQSQFYSTYVNEHMPPSLLVDEKLDIQHLTGNVQPFLSPMEGRPSWNLQKMLEPGLAVAVMTAVQQIRSGLDEVVFRHLVVQTASGEQRINVTVRPFSKTGAAFAGSMLIILELAPELDEVPTASIDLNDSVRRQMAWLEQQLRSTEDKLQSAIEELEASNEELQSTNEELIASNEELQSTNEELQAVNEELVTINTEYQFKIQELTELNNDMDLFLVSTKIGTIFLDTQFCIRRFTPAVTKEIHLLHVDIGRPFHHISHQFYYDQFVEDASRVLQSLRSLEKEIKSRSGRWYKMRMMPYRTLEHLTKGVIITLVDITELKEANEELLRLSYAIEQSPILVVISDLEGGILYANRQFHDLTGETSESIYGRHLESLDDWQASGCSFAEIWEKLKRGEIWEGELAGIGRDGAVYWEQARLLPIVKRGETIHYMKISENITDRKTTEEMLRKSEMLGAVGQLAAGIAHEIRNPLTSLKGFTKLMQEDNRRNYISIMAMELERIEQIVSELLVLSKPQAVDFHPVALGAVLRDVVMLIEAQAIMNNVQLELEVPDSDMLVQGVDNQLKQVFINLIKNSIEAMGSGGVIQVKASVGEDNMAWTRIIDQGSGIPPEKLAKLGEPFFSTKAKGTGLGLVMTYKIVENHHGKMYYESELGKGTTGFVGLPIIRSS, from the coding sequence ATGAACAAAATACCTTCCGACAGCCAGCATTCCGAGCTTCCGCTCAGCAAGGCCGAACCGGTCCGAATCGTCGGCATCGGCGCCTCGGCGGGAGGACTGGAAGGCTTGAAGCATTTCTTCCAGCAGGCAAGTCCGGAGACCGGTCTTGCCTTTGTCGTCATCCAGCATTTGTCGCCCGACCACAAGAGCCTCATGAACGAGATTCTCTCTTTATATACGCGGATGCAGATCCAGCTTGCGCACGACGGCATGGAAGTGGAGCCGAACACGATCTATCTCGTTCCTCCGCGCAAATCGCTTTCCTTGAAAAAGAACCAGTTGTGGCTTTCGGATCCGCATCCCGACGAGATCCATTATCCGATCGACTATTTCTTCCATTCGCTGGCGGCCGATCAGGGCCAGCAGGCGATTGCCGTCGTCCTGTCCGGTACGGGCACGGACGGAACGAGGGGCATCGCAGCCGTAAAGCGCAGCGGCGGTATCGTATTCGCCCAGAACGAGGAATCGGCGAAGTTCGACGGCATGCCTCGCAGCGCCATCGACAGCGGGCATGTCGATTTCGTGCTCGCTCCCGAGAAGATCGCCTCCAAGCTCAAGTTTCCCGCTTCCCTGATTCCGAGCCCCGGCTATGCTGTCCATGCAGCGGCCTTGAACGACTCGGAGGCGCTGCTCGCCAAGATTTTGGAGAGGGTCCGGGAGCGTACGAACATCGATTTCAGCTTTTACAAGAAGAACAGCCTGCTGCGGAGAATCGAGAAGCGGATGGCCGAGGCGGGGGCGGCGACTCTGGCCGACTATGAGCTTCTGCTGGAGGCGAGGGAGGAGGAGGTGCTGGCGCTGAGGCAGGATCTGCTCATCCATGTCACCCACTTTTTCCGCGATCCCGAAGCGTTCGACATCATCCGGGAAAAGGTTCTGCCCAAGCTGGTCCGCGCCAAGCTGCAGAACAAGAGCACCGAGCTCAGAATCTGGACGGCCGGCTGCTCCACGGGCGAGGAGGCGTATTCCATCGGAATGCTCGCTCTCGAAGTGCTGGAGCAGGAAGGCCTGCAGAACCGCTTCAGCATCCGCATCTTCGCCACCGACGTGGACAAGCAGTCCATCGATTACGCCAATCACGGCGTCTATCCGCTGTCGATCGGGACCTCGGTGTCCAAGGCGCGGCTCGACAAATACTTCGTCCGCCATGGCGACACGTATCAGGTCACGCGCGAGCTGAGGCGGCTGATCGTGTTCGCCCCCCATAACCTGACGAAGGATCCGCCGTTCAGCAATCTCGATCTCATCAGCTGCCGCAACATGCTCATCTACCTGCAGCCGGAGATGCAGCAGAAGGTGCTGTCGCTGTTCAACTTCGCCTTGACTCCGGGGGGCTTCCTGTTCCTGGGCCCGAGCGAGACGGTCGGCAGGCAGGACCATCTGTTCGAGCCCGCCAACGGCAAATGGAACATATTCCGGCACAAGATCCAGCGCAAAAACAGCGCGTCCGGCGCGACGCTGCTCATGGACGGAGCCAGGAGCTTGTCCACTCCGGGCGAGCTGAGGGAGCGGCGCAAGCAGCAGGCCGGGGCGGATGCGCAGGAGAACCGCCGCCAGAGCCAGTTCTACAGTACATACGTGAACGAGCATATGCCTCCTTCCCTGCTGGTGGACGAGAAGCTGGACATCCAGCACTTGACCGGCAATGTGCAGCCTTTCCTGTCCCCGATGGAGGGCAGGCCTTCATGGAACCTGCAGAAGATGCTGGAGCCGGGGCTGGCCGTCGCGGTCATGACCGCCGTCCAGCAGATCCGCTCCGGGCTGGACGAGGTCGTGTTCCGCCATCTGGTCGTGCAGACGGCGTCGGGAGAACAGCGGATCAACGTGACCGTGCGCCCGTTCTCGAAGACCGGCGCGGCGTTCGCCGGCAGCATGCTGATCATTCTGGAGCTCGCTCCCGAGCTGGATGAAGTTCCGACCGCTTCCATCGATCTGAACGACAGCGTCCGCCGGCAGATGGCGTGGCTGGAGCAGCAGCTCCGCTCGACCGAGGACAAGCTCCAGTCGGCGATCGAAGAGCTGGAGGCTTCCAATGAAGAGCTGCAGAGCACGAACGAGGAGCTGATCGCCTCCAACGAGGAGCTGCAGAGCACGAACGAGGAGCTGCAGGCGGTCAACGAAGAGCTGGTGACGATCAATACCGAGTATCAGTTCAAAATCCAGGAGCTGACGGAGCTGAACAACGACATGGACCTGTTCCTTGTCAGCACCAAGATCGGCACGATCTTCCTGGATACGCAGTTCTGCATCCGCCGCTTCACTCCCGCAGTGACCAAGGAGATCCACCTTCTCCATGTGGACATCGGGCGGCCGTTCCATCATATTTCGCATCAATTCTACTACGACCAGTTCGTGGAGGACGCCTCCAGGGTGCTGCAATCGCTCCGTTCGCTGGAGAAGGAAATCAAAAGCCGCAGCGGGCGCTGGTACAAGATGCGGATGATGCCTTACCGGACGCTGGAGCATCTGACCAAAGGCGTCATCATCACCCTCGTGGACATCACCGAGCTGAAGGAAGCCAACGAGGAGCTGCTGCGCCTCTCGTATGCGATCGAGCAAAGCCCGATCCTCGTCGTCATCTCCGACCTTGAAGGCGGCATCCTTTATGCCAACAGGCAGTTCCACGATCTGACGGGCGAGACGTCGGAGAGCATCTACGGCAGGCATCTGGAGTCTCTCGATGACTGGCAGGCCAGCGGCTGCAGCTTCGCGGAGATCTGGGAGAAGCTCAAGCGCGGCGAGATCTGGGAGGGCGAGCTGGCCGGCATCGGCAGGGATGGAGCCGTCTACTGGGAGCAGGCCAGGCTGCTGCCGATCGTGAAGCGCGGCGAGACGATCCACTACATGAAGATTTCCGAGAACATCACCGACCGCAAGACGACGGAGGAGATGCTGCGCAAGTCGGAGATGCTCGGAGCCGTCGGCCAGCTGGCGGCCGGCATCGCCCACGAGATCCGCAATCCGCTCACCTCTCTCAAAGGGTTCACGAAGCTGATGCAGGAAGACAACCGGCGCAACTACATCTCCATCATGGCGATGGAGCTGGAGCGGATCGAGCAGATCGTCAGCGAGCTGCTCGTCCTCTCCAAGCCGCAGGCGGTCGACTTCCATCCCGTCGCGCTGGGAGCCGTGCTCCGGGATGTCGTGATGCTGATCGAGGCCCAGGCGATCATGAACAATGTGCAGCTGGAGCTGGAAGTGCCGGATAGCGATATGCTCGTGCAGGGGGTGGACAACCAGCTGAAGCAGGTGTTCATCAATCTGATCAAGAACAGCATCGAGGCGATGGGCTCCGGAGGCGTCATTCAGGTGAAGGCTTCCGTCGGCGAGGACAACATGGCCTGGACCCGGATCATCGACCAAGGCTCCGGCATCCCCCCGGAGAAGCTGGCCAAGCTGGGCGAGCCGTTCTTCTCCACCAAAGCGAAGGGAACCGGCCTCGGCCTTGTCATGACCTACAAGATCGTCGAGAACCATCATGGCAAAATGTACTACGAAAGCGAGCTCGGAAAAGGAACGACGGGCTTTGTCGGCCTTCCGATCATCCGCAGCAGCTGA
- a CDS encoding SOS response-associated peptidase yields MCVRFSLTSDIEELERRFAIRDAVRIPTMRYNIAPTQNVPVIRNNRHGVRIMDDARWGLFPFWAKDAVNADVSLLESKPCFKQMLISGRCIIPCSGMYGWQRGAVENGPKQPRAMRIMVQGQPLFAMAGLYDEWRTPEGALMRAATIVTVSASGPLSLLQDRMPIVLDEEGLEDWLNPSIREFSFLRRHLQPLEPFQLRAYPVSNAVDDELYEAADCIAEIRMA; encoded by the coding sequence ATGTGCGTGCGTTTTTCGCTTACGTCTGACATCGAGGAGCTTGAACGCCGGTTCGCAATCCGCGATGCCGTCCGGATTCCGACGATGCGCTACAATATCGCTCCAACTCAGAACGTCCCCGTCATCCGCAACAACCGCCACGGCGTGAGAATCATGGACGACGCCAGATGGGGACTGTTTCCGTTCTGGGCCAAGGATGCCGTCAATGCCGATGTGTCGCTGCTGGAATCCAAGCCATGCTTCAAGCAGATGCTGATCAGCGGCCGCTGCATCATTCCTTGCAGCGGGATGTACGGCTGGCAAAGGGGAGCGGTGGAGAACGGGCCGAAGCAGCCTCGCGCCATGCGGATCATGGTCCAGGGGCAGCCTTTGTTCGCCATGGCCGGCTTGTATGACGAATGGAGGACGCCGGAGGGGGCGCTGATGCGCGCGGCGACGATCGTCACCGTCTCGGCATCCGGCCCGTTGTCCCTGCTGCAGGATCGGATGCCGATCGTGCTGGACGAGGAAGGGCTGGAGGACTGGCTCAATCCGTCGATCCGCGAGTTTTCATTCCTGCGCCGGCATCTGCAGCCGCTCGAGCCTTTCCAGCTGCGCGCCTATCCCGTCAGCAACGCCGTGGACGACGAGCTGTACGAAGCGGCGGATTGCATCGCCGAAATCCGGATGGCTTGA
- a CDS encoding AraC family transcriptional regulator yields MPDTRLLTFRCPPLPFLVEARRASYEAGEEHPSRTELGMFELIHVRRGALSVTEGDSTWTVEPGQVLLLRPDRPRLGAGACHGETEFDWVHFQFQGEWEETAEGDESTLVGDHYTHTVRLPKLIAGLSGQPAAAAFALLNEAASSPDHGAFWSRQMSLLDLLRQLEAAGRAGIHRASASAVAEQAAAYMKENYRESVANAELAGALGYHAVYIARCMVETFGCTPQQYLLYYRLDRAKLLLLTTDWPIARVAEESGFRQTPHFSRLFAAHAGIPPHRFRKRFTP; encoded by the coding sequence ATGCCTGATACAAGACTGTTGACCTTCCGCTGCCCGCCGCTGCCCTTCCTGGTCGAGGCCAGGCGAGCGTCCTACGAAGCGGGAGAGGAGCATCCGAGCCGGACCGAGCTGGGCATGTTCGAGCTGATTCACGTCCGGCGGGGAGCTCTTTCCGTGACGGAAGGAGACAGCACCTGGACGGTGGAGCCGGGACAAGTGCTCCTCCTGCGTCCCGACCGCCCCCGGCTTGGCGCTGGAGCATGCCACGGGGAGACGGAGTTCGACTGGGTTCATTTCCAGTTCCAAGGAGAGTGGGAGGAAACGGCCGAAGGGGACGAGTCCACGCTGGTCGGAGACCATTACACGCATACGGTCAGGCTGCCCAAGCTGATCGCAGGCCTATCGGGCCAGCCTGCCGCCGCAGCCTTCGCCCTGCTGAACGAGGCGGCGTCAAGCCCGGACCACGGGGCTTTCTGGAGCCGGCAGATGAGCCTGCTCGACCTGCTGCGGCAGCTTGAGGCTGCAGGCCGGGCAGGCATCCACCGGGCTTCCGCCTCCGCGGTCGCCGAGCAGGCTGCGGCCTATATGAAGGAGAATTACCGGGAATCCGTCGCGAACGCGGAGCTGGCCGGGGCGCTCGGCTACCACGCGGTCTATATCGCCCGCTGCATGGTGGAGACATTCGGCTGCACTCCGCAGCAATACCTGCTCTATTACCGGCTGGACAGGGCCAAGCTGCTGCTGCTGACGACCGACTGGCCGATTGCCCGCGTCGCCGAGGAGAGCGGCTTCAGGCAGACGCCGCATTTCTCGCGCCTGTTCGCCGCCCATGCGGGCATACCGCCGCATCGCTTCCGCAAGCGGTTCACGCCTTGA
- a CDS encoding response regulator gives MYSLLIVDDEPAIREGMQTLIEWERLGFRVAGLAADGLEGLRLYRELAPDLILVDIRMPRMNGLELVEEIRRRDSACRIMVLSGHADFSYAQQAIRYGIEGYLLKPVDEDELEQYAARIARSLDEERGKAADPAKRREEALLALLAGDAEGALSIAADAGRAGMLPGAQGEAGGRDASGAELWRLLHGGAPGGRVLLAEAGLADGQEQAEFRRRLEAGAAARGLGPVFEAGASLGLLIPSGESALRSAAKLLEESAGEGGFTAAAGRCAEEPPAAARSLLEAQELMALRFLLEPGRIHTERPAMVAAETSGDAASSAARAADGRDDARLAELALALSRAVETGGMSGIVASLDEAAASLAAGNASRPAFSSAMAELMTLVMAELGRHGGAPADGRHGALAASVYRHAKWSSMREELAAGLSAVQQSLDASDSGSVLRRMTGFIERHYGEPLRLETLAELFGYNSGYLGKLFKSHTGVSFNAYLDRLRIERAIAMLEGGMKVRQAAEKVGYANVDYFHAKFKKYTGKSPSFYKKPSES, from the coding sequence ATGTACAGCTTGTTGATTGTCGATGACGAGCCGGCGATTCGGGAAGGCATGCAGACGCTGATCGAGTGGGAGCGGCTGGGCTTCCGGGTCGCCGGGCTGGCGGCGGACGGCCTTGAGGGGCTGCGTCTGTACCGGGAGCTGGCCCCGGATCTGATCCTGGTCGATATCCGGATGCCCAGGATGAACGGCCTTGAGCTGGTCGAGGAGATCAGGAGGCGGGATTCCGCCTGCCGGATCATGGTGCTGAGCGGCCATGCCGACTTTTCTTATGCGCAGCAGGCGATCCGCTACGGCATCGAGGGTTATCTGCTGAAGCCGGTCGACGAGGACGAGCTGGAGCAGTATGCGGCGCGCATCGCCAGATCGCTGGATGAGGAGCGGGGGAAGGCGGCCGATCCGGCCAAACGGCGGGAAGAAGCGCTGCTGGCGCTTCTGGCGGGAGATGCGGAAGGGGCGCTGTCGATCGCCGCGGATGCCGGTAGAGCCGGCATGCTTCCCGGCGCCCAAGGCGAAGCCGGCGGGCGGGACGCCTCCGGCGCGGAGCTGTGGCGGCTGCTCCATGGAGGCGCTCCCGGCGGCCGCGTGCTGCTGGCGGAGGCCGGGCTGGCGGACGGCCAGGAGCAGGCGGAATTCAGGCGGAGGCTGGAGGCGGGAGCCGCAGCCCGAGGGCTTGGACCGGTCTTCGAGGCCGGTGCCTCTCTGGGGCTGCTGATTCCAAGCGGGGAATCGGCGCTGCGGTCGGCCGCGAAGCTGCTGGAGGAAAGCGCAGGCGAAGGAGGCTTCACTGCCGCCGCGGGGCGATGCGCGGAGGAGCCGCCGGCAGCCGCGCGTTCGCTGCTGGAGGCGCAGGAGCTGATGGCCTTGCGCTTCCTGCTGGAGCCGGGCCGTATCCATACCGAGCGCCCCGCGATGGTTGCGGCGGAGACCTCGGGCGATGCGGCATCCTCGGCGGCCCGCGCGGCGGATGGAAGAGACGATGCGCGCCTGGCCGAGCTCGCGCTGGCGCTCAGCCGCGCCGTGGAGACGGGCGGCATGTCCGGCATCGTCGCCTCTCTGGACGAGGCGGCGGCCTCGCTGGCGGCCGGGAATGCGTCGCGCCCGGCGTTCTCCTCGGCGATGGCCGAGCTGATGACGCTGGTCATGGCCGAGCTTGGGCGCCATGGCGGCGCTCCTGCGGATGGACGCCACGGCGCCCTTGCGGCGAGCGTCTACCGGCACGCCAAGTGGAGCTCCATGCGCGAGGAGCTGGCGGCCGGACTCTCCGCCGTGCAGCAGTCGCTTGACGCGTCGGACAGCGGCAGCGTCCTGCGGCGCATGACCGGCTTCATCGAGCGCCACTACGGCGAGCCGCTGAGGCTGGAGACGCTGGCCGAGCTGTTCGGGTACAACAGCGGCTACTTGGGCAAGCTGTTCAAAAGCCATACGGGCGTCTCCTTCAACGCCTATCTGGACCGTCTGCGCATCGAGCGGGCGATCGCGATGCTGGAGGGCGGCATGAAGGTGCGCCAGGCCGCGGAGAAGGTCGGCTACGCGAACGTCGATTATTTTCACGCCAAGTTCAAGAAATACACGGGCAAATCCCCTTCCTTCTACAAAAAACCGAGCGAAAGCTGA
- a CDS encoding sensor histidine kinase, whose translation MRQVITQIGFRFNNLRLKSQLFIAFLIVVLIPVLIVGIFLTAQYRNNVLEQATRQTTNNVDKIVTQTADILRIPMELSDDYMVSTELSNLVNTRYATVFDSTHALWEFNDFRSAVKLYREVDYIRLYADNATLLENWEFLHLTDAVRGTDWYRAANAKDGIHWMYTANETRKGQKSLSLVRRIPFPTYKTSGVLVIDVNPKLFDTMLRQEPYDTMIVDASDTVAAAKNGSWIGKSLSQLEFPGLAGKAEGTYNMTFGGEEYRVVIEKLNPASSVNGLRIVSVFAVESIVGEANRVARLGMGVLAVSMAIALVLIYIVASVLTKRTLVLYRNLSRVGKGDLQVYSDIQGNDEIGLLSRQFNNMVASIRGLMAEVEDSHRQRTELEVRQRDIKLKMMASQINPHFLFNALESIRMRIHMKGEKEIASVVRMLGRLIRNNIEIGQRHIPLGEELEIVRYYLEIQKFRYGEDRLEFVIDVEEDMSLTLIPPLILQPLVENAVVHGLEGIGEGGRISIAGKRLQDGGLELTVADNGVGMTPERLRDNRDALDDPSEDKQHRIGLRNVHQRLVLNYGPGSGLRLESRDGEGTEIRLLIPRMKEE comes from the coding sequence GTGAGACAAGTCATCACGCAAATCGGCTTCCGGTTCAACAACCTCCGGCTCAAGAGCCAGCTGTTCATCGCCTTCCTGATCGTCGTGCTGATTCCGGTTCTGATCGTGGGCATTTTCCTGACCGCCCAATACCGGAACAACGTGCTGGAGCAGGCGACGCGGCAGACGACGAACAATGTGGACAAGATCGTCACGCAGACTGCGGACATCCTGCGCATTCCGATGGAGCTGTCGGACGATTACATGGTCAGCACGGAGCTGAGCAACCTGGTCAATACCCGGTACGCGACCGTTTTCGACTCCACCCATGCGCTGTGGGAGTTCAACGATTTCCGCAGCGCCGTGAAGCTGTACCGGGAAGTAGACTATATCCGGCTGTATGCGGACAACGCCACCCTTCTGGAAAATTGGGAGTTTCTCCATCTGACGGACGCCGTCCGCGGGACCGATTGGTACCGGGCTGCCAACGCCAAGGACGGCATTCACTGGATGTATACGGCCAACGAAACGAGAAAAGGGCAGAAATCGCTCAGCCTTGTGCGCAGAATCCCTTTCCCGACCTATAAGACAAGCGGCGTTCTCGTCATCGACGTCAATCCGAAGCTGTTCGACACGATGCTGCGCCAGGAGCCCTACGATACGATGATTGTGGACGCCTCGGACACGGTCGCCGCCGCGAAGAACGGCTCGTGGATCGGCAAGAGCCTGTCCCAGCTGGAGTTCCCCGGCCTCGCGGGCAAAGCCGAAGGAACGTACAACATGACCTTCGGCGGCGAGGAATACCGGGTCGTCATCGAGAAGCTGAATCCGGCCTCAAGCGTCAACGGGCTGCGCATCGTGTCCGTGTTCGCGGTGGAGAGCATCGTCGGAGAGGCGAACCGCGTCGCCCGCCTTGGCATGGGCGTGCTGGCCGTGAGCATGGCGATCGCGCTGGTGCTCATCTACATCGTGGCCTCGGTGCTGACCAAGCGCACGCTCGTGCTGTACCGCAACCTGAGCCGGGTCGGCAAGGGCGATCTGCAGGTGTATTCGGACATCCAGGGCAACGACGAGATCGGACTGCTGTCCCGGCAGTTCAACAATATGGTGGCGAGCATCCGCGGGCTGATGGCGGAGGTGGAGGATTCGCACCGGCAGCGGACCGAGCTGGAGGTGAGGCAGAGGGACATCAAGCTCAAGATGATGGCCAGCCAGATCAATCCGCATTTCCTGTTCAATGCGCTGGAATCAATTCGGATGAGGATCCATATGAAGGGCGAGAAGGAAATCGCTTCGGTCGTGCGCATGCTCGGAAGGCTGATCCGCAACAACATCGAGATCGGGCAGCGCCATATTCCTCTCGGCGAGGAGCTGGAGATCGTCCGGTACTACCTGGAAATCCAGAAATTCCGATACGGGGAGGACCGCCTGGAATTCGTCATCGATGTCGAGGAGGACATGTCGCTGACGCTCATCCCGCCGCTGATTTTGCAGCCGCTGGTGGAAAATGCCGTCGTGCACGGCCTGGAGGGCATCGGGGAAGGCGGGCGCATTTCGATTGCGGGAAAAAGATTGCAGGACGGAGGCTTGGAGCTGACCGTCGCCGACAACGGCGTCGGCATGACGCCGGAGCGGCTGCGGGACAACCGGGATGCCCTGGACGATCCAAGCGAGGACAAGCAGCATCGGATCGGGCTGCGCAACGTGCATCAGAGGCTGGTGCTGAATTACGGCCCGGGCAGCGGCCTGAGGCTCGAGAGCAGGGATGGGGAAGGAACGGAGATCAGGCTTCTCATTCCCCGGATGAAGGAGGAATAG
- a CDS encoding ABC transporter substrate-binding protein translates to MLKMRQTRATAVLVLAGVLAVTAGCSGSNNNNAGGNANAAVSSNTQGGAANGDAGQQDLKPVTFSFFGADASPNWNNMQDEVGKAITEKTGVTIKAEYAVSGGGTDKISLMAASGQYPDMVFAKGDVDKLVDAGALIDLTDLIEKYAPNLKKVYGKYMQRLKYSKEDTSIYVLPSNDSIDQTYFDAGGGFELQQRVLKELGYPEIKTLEDYENALKTYYAKHPTTDGKPTIPLTLDTDDWRIMITGTNPAFLATGLPDDGEYYINPDTYEASFHIRRPEEREYFRWLNKMFNEGLLDKEAFVQKSDQYKSKIASGRVLGLIDQEWGYGDAENAVKSKEDGAYTYGHFPVTISADVKDHSFAPTGFMAGYGIAITKDCKDPVRAIQFLDWMASDEGQVLRNWGIEGKQYNVENGVRVIPADIQKQKTEDNTNFTKNTGIGLYFVFGPHYGDGVKDPSGSYYTTNFPDQIVAGYTNAEKETLKAYGATTWKDLFPKETEFKERPYGAAWNIPAPSDSDYNVIFKKAEDIIWKKIPEAVLAKPADFDKVYDSMLKQLDDVNLSKIENIYTQAVKDRVEQWSAK, encoded by the coding sequence ATGCTTAAGATGAGACAAACAAGAGCGACGGCCGTGCTGGTGCTCGCCGGCGTGCTCGCCGTGACGGCAGGCTGCTCGGGCAGCAACAACAACAACGCCGGAGGCAATGCGAACGCCGCCGTGTCCTCGAATACCCAGGGCGGCGCGGCCAACGGGGATGCCGGCCAGCAGGATCTCAAGCCGGTCACGTTCAGCTTCTTCGGAGCCGACGCGAGCCCGAACTGGAACAATATGCAGGATGAAGTCGGCAAAGCCATCACCGAGAAGACCGGCGTCACGATCAAGGCCGAGTACGCGGTATCCGGCGGAGGCACGGACAAAATCTCGCTGATGGCGGCGAGCGGCCAGTATCCGGACATGGTGTTCGCCAAGGGCGACGTCGACAAGCTGGTCGACGCCGGCGCGCTGATCGACCTCACCGACCTCATCGAGAAATACGCCCCGAACCTCAAGAAGGTATACGGCAAATACATGCAGCGCCTCAAGTACAGCAAGGAAGACACATCGATCTACGTGCTGCCGAGCAACGACTCCATCGATCAGACCTACTTCGACGCCGGCGGCGGCTTCGAGCTGCAGCAGCGCGTGCTGAAGGAGCTCGGCTACCCGGAGATCAAGACGCTAGAGGACTACGAGAATGCCCTCAAAACCTACTATGCCAAACATCCGACGACCGACGGCAAGCCGACCATCCCGCTGACGCTGGACACGGACGACTGGCGCATCATGATTACGGGCACCAATCCGGCCTTCCTCGCCACGGGCCTGCCGGACGACGGCGAATACTACATCAATCCGGACACGTACGAGGCTTCGTTCCATATCCGCCGCCCCGAAGAGAGGGAATACTTCCGCTGGCTGAACAAGATGTTCAATGAAGGGCTGCTGGACAAGGAAGCGTTCGTGCAGAAGAGCGACCAGTACAAGTCCAAGATCGCCAGCGGACGCGTGCTCGGCCTGATCGACCAGGAATGGGGCTACGGAGACGCCGAGAACGCGGTCAAGAGCAAGGAAGACGGTGCGTACACGTACGGCCACTTCCCGGTCACGATCTCCGCGGACGTCAAGGATCACAGCTTCGCGCCGACGGGCTTCATGGCGGGCTACGGCATCGCGATCACGAAGGACTGCAAGGATCCCGTCCGCGCGATCCAGTTCCTCGACTGGATGGCTTCCGACGAAGGCCAGGTGCTGCGCAACTGGGGCATCGAAGGCAAGCAGTACAACGTGGAGAACGGCGTCCGCGTCATTCCGGCGGATATCCAGAAGCAGAAAACCGAGGACAACACGAATTTCACCAAAAATACGGGCATCGGGCTGTACTTCGTCTTCGGGCCGCATTACGGCGACGGCGTGAAGGATCCGAGCGGCAGCTACTACACGACGAACTTCCCGGATCAGATCGTGGCGGGCTACACGAATGCCGAGAAGGAAACGCTCAAGGCGTACGGCGCGACGACGTGGAAGGATCTCTTCCCGAAAGAGACCGAGTTCAAGGAGCGTCCTTACGGCGCGGCCTGGAACATCCCGGCGCCATCCGACTCGGATTACAACGTCATCTTCAAGAAGGCGGAAGACATCATCTGGAAGAAGATTCCGGAAGCGGTGCTCGCGAAGCCGGCCGACTTCGACAAGGTGTACGATTCCATGCTGAAGCAGCTGGACGACGTCAACCTGAGCAAGATCGAGAACATCTATACCCAAGCGGTCAAAGACCGCGTGGAGCAGTGGTCGGCCAAGTAA